A single window of Colletotrichum higginsianum IMI 349063 chromosome 8, whole genome shotgun sequence DNA harbors:
- a CDS encoding Methyltransferase domain-containing protein, translated as MSDDNATAPTGTGDDVTPVTAPASHAVAGDNDDILAVDAETEDTSSITYGSLASSTTSVTSSVLGYRLENGRTYHAYKEGKYLMPNDDREIDRLGMISETSSENVDSLVCPWLRVPTADLQHNLFIRTFDDRLGTAPPNDPGANVGRVLDVGTGSGSWAIDFGDEHPEAEVIGVDLSAVQITMVPPNVRFEIDDIEEPWTFSRPFDYIHSRAMTGSIANWRKYIQSCYDNLKPGGYLELNDVDACPVSDDGTLAENSTLMRAARLCLEAMAALGAPYEEFGRLGAVMREVGFEDVRLQRFRWPTNGWPRDPKYKELGYWNYENLAPNFEAFLMVPLTRALGWTREEVLILAMEVRKDLGNRNIHAYYNIWSIYGRKPSAATATQTAAA; from the exons ATGTCTGATGACAACGCTACGGCACCCACCGGGACGGGAGACGATGTAACCCCTGTGACCGCCCCAGCCTCTCACGCCGTTGCGGGTGACAACGACGACATTCTCGCGGTCGATGCG GAGACGGAGGATACCTCGTCAATCACCTAC GGGAGTCTTGCCTCTTCGACAACAAGTGTGACCAGCTCGGTTCTCGGGTATCGACTGGAGAACGGACGGACGTACCATGCCTACAAGGAAGGGA AGTACCTGATGCCCAACGATGATAGGGAAATCGACCGATTAGGTATGATCTCCGAGACGTCTAGCGAGAACGTCGATTCCCTCGTGTGCCCGTGGCTGAGAGTACCTACCGCAGACTTGCAACATAACCTGTTCATCCGTACGTTTGATGACCGGCTCgggacggcgccgcccaATGACCCTGGGGCGAATGTCGGACGGGTCCTGGATGTCGGAACGGGCTCGGGTTCCTGGGCCATCGATTTCGGCGATGAGCATCCCGAGGCTGAA GTCATTGGCGTTGATTTGTCCGCCGTTCAGATCACAAT GGTGCCGCCCAATGTGAGGTTCGAAatcgacgacatcgaggagCCCTGGACCTTTTCGCGGCCCTTTGACTACATTCACAGCCGAGCGATGACGGGGAGCATCGCGAACTGGAGGAAGTACATCCAGAGCTGCTACGA CAACCTGAAACCCGGGGGCTACCTCGAGctcaacgacgtcgacgcctgCCCCGTCTCCGACGACGGCACGCTGGCCGAGAACTCGACCCTCATGAGGGCCGCGCGCCTGTgcctcgaggccatggccgcccTCGGGGCCCCCTACGAGGAGTTCGGCCGGCTCGGGGCCGTCATGCGGGAGGTCGGCTTCGAGGACGTCCGCCTGCAGCGGTTCCGGTGGCCCACGAACGGCTGGCCCCGGGACCCGAAGTACAAGGAGCTCGGGTACTGGAACTACGAAAACCTCGCGCCCAACTTCGAGGCGTTCCTGATGGTGCCCCTGACGCGGGCCCTGGGCTGGACGCGGGAGGAggtcctcatcctcgccatgGAGGTCCGCAAGGACCTGGGGAACAGGAACATCCACGCCTACTACAACAT CTGGTCCATCTATGGAAGAAAACCTTCCGCTGCCACGGCTACTCAGACAGCCGCCGCATGA
- a CDS encoding Chaperone protein, translated as MKSPLIMDYYGDLGLVETATGDEIEKVYRIVEGKHRAEVDEERLQKVCHDGILTGFVRHYRPQARDAYGLLSRAPERADYDKDYANARTGWFRHRKWTDWEAAAEKTAARGEGGSPENKNLYYAQKLMARMRDRRAKRETVIVNVIGMKKLKGSQRSTLKTMSQTMRQR; from the exons ATGAAAAGCCCTCTGATCATGGACTACTACGGAGATCTAGGTCTCGTGGAAACGGCCACAGGAGATGAAATCGAAAAGGTTTATCGTATTGTAGAGGGCAAGCACCGCGCAgaagtcgacgaggaacGACTCCAAAAGGTGTGTCACGACGGCATTTTGACTGGCTTCGTACGACACTACCGACCGCAGGCGAGGGATGCGTATGGCTTGTTGAGCCGGGCACCAGAACGCGCAGATTATGACAAAGATTATGCAAACGCCAGAACAGGCTGGTTCCGGCACCGCAAGTGGACCGAttgggaggcggcggcggagaaaACGGCGGCAAGAGGCGAGGGCGGCTCACCGGAGAACAAGAACTTGTATTATGCGCAGAAGCTGATGGCCAGGATGAGAGACCGCAGGGCGAAACGAGAGACGGTCATTGTGAATG TGATTGGCATGAAGAAACTAAAGGGCTCGCAGAGGAGCACCCTCAAGACGATGTCCCAAACAATGCGCCAGAGATGA
- a CDS encoding Kelch-like protein 30 yields the protein MRNIESGPQGSHGTAASKDAAAWFFLAPKPKELVKLKCGDKSFSFRKSILVKDSEYFRACLTNPAFVEARTSTIVFDDIEPELFGFYLHMVYLRAAGKRVDTTPILFKDDSLTAPGKGLAAVVKLYQIADRFLNTSLLSELGNEIVHFAEHGSCSVELPGPRALQKPFANPDQPRRKEHRTMNPETPVGRIWWTKVLRNAYDVLDKDRADQNFMKTRLVEILCDKVPTEHAFDIVPVLSESKEFLSAVSFCLAKKVSSLKAQVKVQSREVERLRYQNQTSGSQLATLRATTNAEISRLYNKTSHMSVMPSYSYPDDSSDDDDDYDGGNVGQGDPDGSGHDFSYDHDDDGELNHDDVGGQEDGDGIVGAYDETDVASEYGYDCDGNGHDDDGGGYCSDGGCSDGDYSDDGYSDGGDSD from the exons ATGAGAAACATTGAAAGCGGACCTCAAGGCAGCCATGGCACCGCAGCCAGCAAGGATGCTGCGGCCTGGTTCTTCCTGGCACC GAAACCAAAAGAGTTAGTCAAACTCAAGTGCGGCGATAAGTCATTCTCCTTCCGCAAATCTATCCTCGTCAAAGACTCGGAATACTTCAGGGCCTGTCTCACGAACCCTGCCTTCGTCGAGGCTCGCACCTCGACAATTGTGTTCGACGATATCGAGCCCGAGCTCTTCGGTTTCTACCTGCATATGGTCTACTTGAGGGCGGCTGGCAAGCGAGTCGACACGACACCGATCTTATTCAAAGACGATAGCCTCACCGCGCCCGGAAAAGGTCTTGCAGCAGTGGTCAAGCTGTACCAGATAGCCGACCGTTTCTTGAACACATCTCTTCTTTCCGAGCTAGGAAACGAAATCGTTCATTTCGCCGAGCATGGAAGTTGTTCCGTCGAACTGCCTGGACCCCGGGCACTTCAAAAGCCTTTCGCGAATCCCGACCAGCCCCGAAGAAAAGAGCATCGCACGATGAATCCGGAGACACCGGTCGGAAGGATATGGTGGACGAAGGTCCTCAGGAATGCCTACGACGTTTTGGACAAGGACAGAGCGGACCAGAATTTCATGAAAACCCGACTGGTCGAGATCCTTTGCGACAAAGTACCGACCGAGCATGCCTTCGACATTGTTCCCGTTCTCTCGGAAAGCAAAGAATTCCTAAGCGCCGTCTCATTTTGTCTTGCGAAAAAGGTGTCCAGTCTCAAGGCACAAGTCAAAGTGCAGTCACGCGAGGTGGAGAGGCTCAGATATCAGAACCAGACGAGCGGCAGTCAGTTGGCGACCCTGCGAGCCACCACAAATGCAGAGATCAGCCGTCTTTATAACAAAACGAGCCACATGTCAGTCATGCCCTCGTATTCTTACCCAGACGACAGcagtgacgacgacgatgactATGATGGCGGCAACGTGGGACAAGGCGACCCCGATGGCAGCGGACATGACTTTAGTTATGatcatgatgatgacggggAACTTAACCATGACGATGTAGGCGGACAGGAAGATGGTGATGGTATTGTGGGAGCTTACGATGAAACCGACGTCGCCAGCGAATATGGCTATGATTGTGACGGCAACGGccacgacgatgacggcggggGCTACTGCAGCGACGGCGGTTGCAGCGACGGCGATTACAGCGATGATGGCTACAGTGATGGCGGTGACAGCGACTAG
- a CDS encoding Fungal specific transcription factor produces the protein METSRPKRVRQRKACDLCYNKKIKCDATQPRCSGCKLYNSECTYTGPSRATASNANHLKKIEMLEARLAQLEGQNQQTQTLAQVAQNLAVKPVDLSLQSQIYEVDQPWAHHAGPSSSNSPASSSAGQDSNICTQEVNSRTLPPLRHVLPTIEDYFQNSNQLLPLFEKKAFMNMLRGWYAYPAHRKPDAWAAVNIVLALARRHSYASSFEETQNMQRYINNVQSVLNRLVINEPSLLVLQIILGLVLVFHGSADQGPASIMIATALRLAQTLKLHTNAHDGSFEPDEVLQRTRVFWVAYILDRDLAMRTSQPPIHQDCDIDVDLPSVNPPDGSGLIFGFSGQVFNYFRSRIQLAHIEGKLYYMLRSVRALKLPEHERRQNTLRIRAMLDSWLSAIPADFQPHLVAGTVSTEYLRYLSLMHYTHLQLVATTHHTDSHHMEWMQEVLNCSKGQTLAVRSDLAARLPSCWDKLVAQARTCMELYAATPENDSALTWLVSCGYLTSVMFITVNNLARPDNPCRLTDQSNVDSALLLLERLIKATDDDRLKRIHGACKELSEKTRLAVTLQSTNDFFNPPGLEFGDEDPLDAGRWDLMDSTFWASQNYGTAT, from the exons ATGGAGACATCGAGGCCTAAAAGGGTCAGGCAGAGGAAG GCCTGTGATCTATGCTACAACAAAAAGATCAAATGCGATGCAACGCAGCCCCGCTGTTCGGGCTGCAAGCTGTACAACTCGGAATGCACTTACACCGGCCCGAGCAGGGCGACTGCCAGCAACGCGAACCA TCTCAAGAAGATCGAGATGCTGGAGGCCCGGCTGGCGCAGCTAGAAGGCCAGAACCAGCAGACGCAGACCCTGGCACAGGTTGCTCAAAACCTGGCCGTGAAGCCTGTTGATCTTAGTCTGCAGTCTCAGATCTACGAAGTTGATCAACCATGGGCTCACCATGCCGGACCGTCTTCCAGTAACTCCCCCGCGTCCTCATCAGCAGGCCAAGATTCAAATATCTGCACACAAGAGGTCAACTCAAGAActctgccgccgctccgCCATGTTCTCCCAACAATAGAGGACTATTTCCAGAATTCGAACCAGCTCTTGCCGTTGTTCGAGAAGAAAGCCTTCATGAATATGCTCCGCGGATGGTACGCGTATCCTGCACACCGCAAACCGGACGCGTGGGCAGCCGTCAATATCGTTCTCGCGCTCGCGCGCCGGCATTCGTACGCCTCCAGCTTCGAGGAGACGCAGAACATGCAGCGGTATATCAACAACGTTCAATCGGTCTTAAACAGGTTAGTCATCAACGAGCCAAGTCTGTTGGTCTTGCAGATTATCTTAGGGTTGGTCTTGGTGTTCCACGGCTCTGCCGACCAGGGCCCGGCTTCGATCATGATCGCGACAGCCTTGCGACTGGCCCAGACGCTCAAGCTGCACACCAACGCCCATGATGGGAGCTTTGAACCGGACGAGGTCCTCCAGAGAACCCGGGTGTTTTGGGTCGCCTATATCCTCGACCGCGACCTGGCAATGAGAACGTCGCAGCCGCCGATCCATCAAGACTGCGACATCGACGTGGACCTCCCGAGCGTCAACCCTCCAGACGGATCCGGTCTGATTTTTGGCTTCTCGGGCCAGGTCTTCAACTACTTCCGCAGCCGCATCCAACTGGCCCACATCGAAGGCAAGCTCTACTACATGCTCAGGTCCGTACGCGCGCTCAAGCTGCCGGAGCACGAGCGCCGGCAAAACACGCTCCGGATCCGGGCGATGCTGGACAGCTGGCTGAGCGCCATACCCGCCGACTTCCAGCCGCACCTCGTGGCCGGGACGGTGTCGACCGAGTACCTCCGGTACCTCTCGCTGATGCACTACACCCACCTTCAGCTCGTCGCGACGACGCACCACACGGACTCGCACCACATGGAGTGGATGCAGGAGGTCCTCAACTGTAGCAAGGGGCAGACGCTCGCCGTGCGGTCCGACTTGGCTGCTCGGCTTCCGAGCTGCTGGGACAAACTGGTCGCGCAGGCGCGGACGTGTATGGAGCTCTACGCGGCGACGCCAGAGAACGACTCTGCCCTTACGTG GCTAGTGTCGTGTGGGTATCTTACGAGCGTCATGTTCATCACCGTCAACAACCTCGCACGCCCGGACAACCCGTGTCGGCTGACGGACCAGAGCAACGTCGACTCggcgcttctcctccttgagcGCCTTATCAAGGCCACGGACGATGACAGGTTGAAGCGGATCCATGGCGCCTGTAAGGAGCTGAGCGAGAAGACACGCCTTGCAGTCACTTTGCAATCTACAAACGACTTCTTCAATCCACCGGGGCTGGAGTTCGGTGACGAGGATCCTCTCGATGCCGGCCGTTGGGACCTGATGGACAGCACGTTCTGGGCATCACAAAATTATGGCACAGCAACATGA
- a CDS encoding Kelch-like protein 30 codes for MEGTNSNGSGGQKVEEPFGWLEILEPQRIITLKTGGREFLVHENILTRSSHYFRKCLLNSPQFVEARTGIIAFDDVDPVALRHYINFAYHQSFFSGPGIPKSHRQPGGCVANLARVYRLCDRFLDAALQRDVGNTLAFVLDHRTPPPPPPGQKAPDLGMWIADYAEGYEMLDSGDGGQQFLREKLLGSFCKHFPLSQFREHSEAVAHHHQFSFELSRRFADMLHAQADTIQRLNRKR; via the exons ATGGAGGGTACGAACAGCAACGGAAGCGGGGGGCAGAAGGTGGAGGAACCCTTCGGCTGGCTGGAAATCCT GGAGCCCCAGAGGATCATCACCCTTAAGACCGGCGGCCGGGAGTTCCTGGTCCACGAGAACATCCTGACGCGCAGCTCGCACTACTTCCGAAAGTGCCTCCTCAACAGCCCGCAGTTCGTCGAGGCGCGcaccggcatcatcgccttcgacgacgtcgacccgGTGGCCCTGAGACACTACATCAACTTTGCGTACCACcagagcttcttctccggcCCTGGCATCCCGAAATCGCACCGCCAGCCCGGCGGATGCGTCGCGAACCTGGCCAGGGTCTACCGGCTGTGCGACAGGTTCCTCGACGCGGCGCTGCAGCGGGACGTGGGGAATACTCTGGCGTTCGTCCTCGATCAcagaacgccgccgccgccgccgcccggtCAGAAGGCGCCGGACCTGGGGATGTGGATCGCCGACTACGCCGAGGGCTACGAGATGCTTGACTCCGGGGACGGCGGGCAGCAGTTTTTGCGGGAGAAGCTGCTCGGCTCGTTCTGCAAGCACTTCCCGCTGTCCCAGTTCCGGGAGCACTCCGAGGCGGTCGCCCACCATCATCAGTTCAGCTTCGAGCTGAGTCGGCGGTTTGCGGATATGCTCCATGCGCAAGCGGATACGATTCAGAGATTAAACAGAAAGCGGTAA
- a CDS encoding Fumarylacetoacetate hydrolase has product MITPKWKRLVRFIAEDDWREYIGEPLDENVDVGAALAASTPVPVRVFTGASALDASAEPTSRILTIQKLLPPLTRKEIGTIRCIGLNYRKHAKEMNLELPEHPTLFFKPASCLNASNAPLLIPHQATDLQADYEAELAVVIGRDARNVSVPDAMDYVLGYTCSNDVTARKHQFAGAQWGFGKGFDGFAPMGPCIVSASSLPDPSVIELRTVLNGEVMQEGRGDDMIFSIAEIVAYLSQGTTLEAGTVIMTGTPHGIGVSRTPPVFLAPGDDLRIVMSHGLGSLVNRVEYEEKPQRVTNGVNGHVKAVNGVNGVTEVKVNGIH; this is encoded by the exons ATGATAACTCCT AAATGGAAACGTCTCGTGCGGttcatcgccgaggacgactggAGGGAGTACATTGGCGAGCCGTTGGACGAGAACGTTGATG TCGGAGCCGCGCTGGCGGCATCAACGCCCGTCCCGGTGCGTGTCTTCACCGGAGCATCAGCACTCGACGCCTCGGCGGAGCCGACGTCAAGGATCCTCACCATCCAGAAGCTCCTGCCGCCCCTGACACGGAAGGAGATCGGCACGATCCGGTGCATCGGGCTCAACTACCGCAAGCACGCAAAAGAGATGAACCTCGAGCTCCCGGAGCACCCgaccctcttcttcaagccGGCGAGCTGCCTGAACGCGTCCAACGCGCCGCTCCTCATCCCCCACCAGGCGACCGACCTGCAGGCCGACtacgaggccgagctggccgtcgtcatcggccgCGACGCGCGGAACGTCTCCGTCCCGGACGCCATGGACTACGTCCTGGGGTACACGTGCTCCAACGACGTGACGGCGCGGAAGCACCAGTTCGCCGGCGCGCAGTGGGGGTTCGGCAAGGGCTTCGACGGCTTCGCGCCCATGGGCCCCTGCATCGTCAGCGCGAGCAGCCTGCCGGACCCGTCCGTGATCGAGCTGCGGACCGTCCTCAACGGCGAGGTGATGCAGGAGGGCCGCGGGGACGACATGAtcttctccatcgccgagatcgtGGCGTACCTGTCCCAGGGCACGACACTGGAGGCTGGCACGGTGATCATGACGGGAACGCCCCACGGCATCGGCGTGAGCCGGACCCCGCCGGTCTTCCTGGCGCCCGGGGACGACCTTCGTATCGTAATGAGCCACGGGCTGGGCAGTCTGGTCAACAGGGTGGAGTACGAGGAGAAGCCGCAAAGGGTCACCAATGGAGTGAATGGGCATGTCAAGGCGGTCAATGGTGTGAACGGGGTGACTGAAGTCAAGGTCAACGGTATTCACTGA